The proteins below are encoded in one region of Candidatus Binatus sp.:
- a CDS encoding DUF721 domain-containing protein, with product MQRYKAPQQIGAAMQPLLERLDREGHFAIVRMVKAWPEIVGEAIARRTEIVSLKFHTLVVKVSGAMWIQELNLMKPQILARVTERMGDDVVRELRFIQGRLSRRERPALRTVPRATRKSIELPELKDPELRAAFERLIEAWGRAPR from the coding sequence ATGCAGCGTTACAAAGCTCCGCAGCAAATCGGCGCGGCGATGCAGCCTCTGCTCGAGCGACTCGATCGCGAGGGGCATTTCGCGATCGTGCGGATGGTGAAGGCGTGGCCAGAGATTGTCGGAGAGGCGATCGCGCGGCGGACTGAAATCGTGTCGCTGAAATTCCACACGCTGGTGGTAAAAGTTTCGGGCGCGATGTGGATACAGGAACTCAACCTGATGAAACCGCAGATACTCGCGCGCGTCACAGAACGGATGGGCGACGACGTGGTGCGCGAGTTGCGATTTATTCAAGGGCGGCTTAGCCGGCGCGAGCGGCCAGCATTGCGCACGGTGCCGCGTGCGACGCGGAAATCGATCGAGTTGCCAGAGCTGAAGGATCCGGAACTGCGGGCGGCATTCGAGCGACTGATCGAGGCGTGGGGGCGCGCGCCGCGCTGA